In the Pseudolabrys taiwanensis genome, one interval contains:
- a CDS encoding tetratricopeptide repeat protein, protein MAAALAAELSAAPVQAAPDDVVGPPAKLPQAPKGDRLRNLDFLFGALKAAPNEESAKAVEERIWAVWMISPSDTANLLMTRVRTAVEQKDLDLAIKLLDGIIAIKPDYVEAWNRRATLYYMQKDYGRAISDIREVLRREPRHFGALSGLGLILQDIGDDKQALEVYRRALNVYPRLQRIPDLVKELQQKVEGRDI, encoded by the coding sequence ATGGCCGCGGCGCTTGCCGCCGAGCTTTCGGCTGCGCCTGTCCAGGCGGCGCCGGACGATGTGGTCGGGCCGCCGGCCAAGCTGCCGCAGGCGCCGAAGGGCGACCGCCTCCGCAATCTCGACTTTCTGTTTGGGGCGCTCAAGGCGGCGCCCAACGAAGAGAGCGCCAAGGCGGTCGAAGAGCGAATCTGGGCGGTCTGGATGATCTCGCCCAGCGACACTGCCAATCTGCTGATGACGCGCGTGCGCACGGCGGTAGAGCAGAAGGACCTCGACCTCGCCATCAAGCTGCTCGACGGCATCATCGCGATCAAACCGGACTACGTCGAAGCCTGGAACCGGCGTGCGACGCTCTACTACATGCAAAAGGATTACGGCCGCGCGATCTCCGACATCCGGGAGGTGCTGCGCCGCGAGCCGCGCCACTTCGGCGCGCTATCGGGCTTGGGCCTGATCCTGCAGGACATCGGCGACGACAAACAGGCTCTAGAAGTCTACCGCCGCGCGCTCAACGTCTATCCCCGCCTGCAACGCATCCCCGATCTCGTGAAAGAGCTCCAGCAGAAGGTCGAGGGCCGGGACATCTGA
- a CDS encoding aromatic-ring-hydroxylating dioxygenase subunit beta, with amino-acid sequence MLDKTKKIPALPDAKLDVRAYEAFLIHEARLLDEGFFDDWVALFTDDARYWVPIEAGQADPFETVSLMYDDRRLLETRVRRLSDPRIYSQEPRSRTSRTVNNVTIEPSTGEPGVIVRSKFVLVEYRREDQRLFAGTYFHRLVGEGNAMRIAMKKVELVNCDAPLDGLVVPF; translated from the coding sequence ATGCTCGACAAGACCAAAAAGATTCCCGCTTTGCCGGACGCCAAGCTCGACGTTCGGGCTTACGAAGCCTTTTTGATCCACGAGGCGCGCCTGCTCGACGAAGGCTTCTTCGACGATTGGGTGGCGCTGTTCACCGACGACGCCCGCTACTGGGTGCCGATCGAGGCCGGCCAGGCCGATCCGTTCGAGACCGTGTCGCTCATGTATGACGACCGCCGTCTGTTGGAGACGCGCGTACGCCGGCTGTCCGACCCGCGCATCTATTCGCAGGAGCCGCGCTCGCGCACCAGCCGCACCGTCAACAACGTCACCATCGAGCCGTCGACCGGCGAACCGGGCGTGATCGTACGTTCGAAGTTCGTGCTGGTCGAATACCGGCGCGAGGATCAGCGGCTGTTCGCCGGCACCTACTTCCATCGTCTCGTCGGCGAAGGCAATGCCATGCGCATCGCCATGAAGAAGGTCGAGCTCGTCAACTGCGACGCGCCGCTCGACGGGTTGGTGGTGCCTTTCTGA
- a CDS encoding TetR/AcrR family transcriptional regulator codes for MRSRRGRVKSDAKREAILRGGMAVFLKSGFERTSMDEVAARAGVSKMTVYRHFGSKEDLFAGVITELCNPIVAKELERLFEEEPEQALRGYARRMIDTVFAPETIELHRIVIAESSRFPKLGELFYASGPQVCIEVLARYLKQNRNDPRFRIGDPTRTAEEFLELLRGYGHLRVLLKISKALTPQEVEARITGAVRHVLRP; via the coding sequence ATGCGCAGCCGCCGGGGCCGGGTGAAATCCGACGCCAAGCGCGAGGCCATTCTGCGCGGCGGCATGGCCGTATTCCTGAAGTCCGGTTTCGAGCGCACCAGCATGGACGAGGTCGCCGCGCGCGCCGGCGTCTCGAAGATGACCGTCTATCGTCACTTCGGCAGCAAGGAGGACTTGTTCGCCGGCGTTATCACCGAGCTCTGCAATCCGATCGTGGCCAAAGAGTTGGAGCGCCTGTTCGAAGAGGAGCCGGAGCAAGCCTTGCGCGGCTACGCGCGGCGCATGATCGACACGGTTTTCGCGCCCGAGACGATCGAATTGCATCGCATCGTCATCGCCGAGAGCAGCCGCTTTCCCAAGCTCGGCGAGTTGTTTTACGCGTCAGGCCCGCAGGTCTGTATCGAGGTGCTGGCGCGGTATCTCAAGCAGAACCGCAACGACCCCCGCTTCCGCATCGGCGATCCGACGCGGACGGCCGAGGAATTCCTCGAGCTTCTGCGCGGCTACGGCCATCTGCGCGTGCTGCTGAAGATCAGCAAAGCGTTGACGCCGCAGGAGGTCGAAGCGCGGATTACCGGCGCCGTGCGCCACGTGTTGCGCCCGTAA
- the ykgO gene encoding type B 50S ribosomal protein L36, with translation MKVRNSLKSLRGRHRNNRLVRRKGRVYVINKTNRRFKARQG, from the coding sequence ATGAAAGTCCGTAACTCATTGAAATCGTTGCGCGGCCGCCACCGCAACAACCGCCTCGTGCGGCGCAAGGGCCGGGTCTATGTGATCAACAAGACCAATCGGCGCTTCAAGGCGCGCCAGGGCTGA
- a CDS encoding serine hydrolase domain-containing protein yields MSFEFARTDRPEDAGFSSARLQRLIDVLSRDIDAKLVPGAVALIARKGKVVLHEALGLRDREANASMQRDSVFRIASMTKPLTSVAAMMLAEEGRLSIADPVAQYLPEFAETQVAVDSDHAATLATEACRRPLTVQDLLRHTSGLTYAPLTGPALKQAYIDAGVGDLKHTNAEFTAKLARLPLAYQPGTTFQYGFSTDVLGRVVEVVSGMSLDAFIEQHICARLGMSNSGFAAVDASRAAEPQIDPATGKRPPMLREATMKPAWLSGGSGLMSTATDYLRFCQMLLDGGALGDTRLLSPATVRLMTSDHLAPDSQHGPMMRTMFGALAPLPENGIGFGLGFAVRKESGRCALPGSMGDCSWSGVSGTYFWIDPREQLIAILMMQAPLQRMRYRYLMRAMVYQAMVG; encoded by the coding sequence ATGTCGTTCGAATTCGCCCGCACCGATCGCCCGGAAGACGCCGGCTTTTCTTCGGCGCGGCTGCAGCGTCTCATCGACGTTCTGTCGCGTGATATCGATGCGAAGCTCGTCCCCGGCGCCGTGGCGCTGATCGCCCGCAAAGGCAAGGTCGTGCTGCATGAAGCCTTGGGCCTGCGCGACCGCGAGGCGAATGCGTCGATGCAGCGCGACAGTGTTTTCCGCATCGCCTCGATGACCAAGCCGCTGACCTCCGTCGCCGCCATGATGCTGGCGGAAGAAGGCAGGCTGAGCATCGCCGATCCGGTAGCGCAGTATCTACCGGAATTCGCGGAGACCCAGGTTGCGGTCGACTCGGATCACGCGGCCACGCTCGCCACCGAAGCCTGCCGCCGGCCGTTGACCGTGCAGGACCTGCTGCGCCACACGTCGGGCCTCACCTATGCGCCGCTGACCGGGCCAGCGCTGAAGCAGGCCTACATCGACGCCGGCGTCGGCGATCTCAAGCACACCAATGCCGAGTTCACGGCCAAGCTCGCCAGGCTGCCGCTCGCGTATCAGCCGGGCACTACTTTCCAGTACGGCTTTTCGACCGACGTGCTCGGCCGCGTCGTCGAGGTCGTCAGCGGCATGAGCCTCGATGCCTTCATTGAGCAGCACATCTGCGCGCGCCTCGGTATGAGCAACTCCGGCTTTGCCGCTGTGGACGCGTCCCGCGCCGCCGAGCCGCAGATCGATCCAGCAACCGGCAAGCGTCCGCCGATGTTGCGCGAAGCAACGATGAAACCGGCCTGGCTCTCCGGCGGCAGCGGTCTCATGTCGACCGCGACCGACTACCTGCGCTTCTGCCAGATGCTGCTGGACGGCGGCGCGCTGGGCGACACGCGTCTGCTCTCGCCTGCGACCGTGCGCCTGATGACATCGGACCACCTTGCCCCCGACAGCCAGCATGGCCCGATGATGCGCACGATGTTCGGCGCGCTGGCGCCGCTGCCGGAAAACGGCATCGGCTTCGGCCTCGGCTTTGCCGTGCGCAAGGAGAGCGGCCGCTGCGCCCTGCCGGGCTCGATGGGCGACTGTTCCTGGAGCGGCGTCAGCGGCACCTATTTCTGGATCGATCCGCGCGAACAGCTCATCGCCATCCTGATGATGCAAGCGCCGCTGCAACGCATGCGTTATCGTTATCTGATGCGCGCGATGGTGTATCAGGCGATGGTAGGCTGA
- a CDS encoding amidohydrolase family protein, translating into MEGLSWPSRRGFLKGAAALSATATFVAEAVPPAHADGSINQSLQQGLGGERATEAPGQPVVFIARKVITMERGPLDATAIAVAGKRIVAVGTLDRVKAALGARAYTTDESFKDKVVLPGLIDQHLHPILGALTLAVPVIAPEDWVLPKVVHKAALTPDAYWARLKEAETALTNPSEWLITWGYHALWHGPLDRTALDKLSATRPIAVWHRSCHEFYLNTAALAALGIGEAMTVGKGQYSEQANWREGHFWEGGLNLIMAPMLKVLASPARLAFGLKQMVAYLHGNGVTAYMEPGALYTPDIWKLYEQILGAPETPMYATFIADGRGIVDRVGLDRALDATEAQIAVAPEGPGKKLMFFPGQVKLFADGAIISQLMQMKDGYLDGHKGEWILQPDELEKRARLYWNAGYQIHTHVNGDLGLEVLLTILEKLNAEHPRSDHRCVIVHFANATEDQIARIKKLGAIVSANPYYTVGFADKYSAVGLGPERADMMVRSQSVLDRGIPLSYHSDLPMAPSAPLYLAWCGINRITPSGRVAGPAQRVSVDAALRAITIEAAYSWRKEDQIGSIAPGKIANFTVLEEDPYIVAPEKLKDIPVTATVFEGKVYPVARG; encoded by the coding sequence TTGGAAGGACTATCTTGGCCGTCGCGCCGGGGCTTCCTGAAAGGCGCGGCAGCACTGTCCGCGACGGCGACGTTTGTCGCCGAAGCGGTTCCGCCGGCGCATGCCGACGGCAGCATCAATCAAAGTCTGCAGCAAGGCTTGGGCGGAGAGCGTGCGACCGAGGCGCCGGGCCAGCCGGTCGTCTTCATCGCGCGCAAGGTGATCACCATGGAGCGTGGCCCGCTGGACGCGACCGCGATAGCGGTCGCCGGCAAGCGCATCGTCGCGGTCGGCACGCTCGATCGGGTGAAGGCCGCGCTCGGCGCCCGCGCTTATACGACCGACGAGTCGTTCAAGGACAAGGTGGTCCTACCGGGACTGATCGACCAGCATCTGCATCCTATCCTGGGCGCCTTGACATTGGCCGTACCGGTCATCGCGCCGGAGGACTGGGTGCTGCCGAAGGTCGTGCACAAGGCGGCGCTGACGCCGGACGCCTACTGGGCGCGTTTGAAAGAGGCCGAGACCGCGCTGACAAACCCAAGCGAGTGGCTGATCACCTGGGGCTATCATGCGCTTTGGCACGGCCCGCTCGACCGGACCGCGCTCGATAAGCTCAGCGCTACGCGCCCGATCGCCGTCTGGCATCGCTCCTGCCACGAATTCTATCTCAACACGGCGGCCCTCGCCGCGCTCGGCATCGGCGAGGCGATGACTGTCGGCAAAGGCCAATACAGCGAGCAGGCGAACTGGCGCGAAGGCCACTTCTGGGAAGGCGGACTCAATCTGATAATGGCGCCTATGCTGAAGGTGCTGGCGAGCCCGGCCCGGCTCGCTTTCGGCCTCAAGCAGATGGTGGCCTATCTGCATGGCAACGGCGTCACCGCTTACATGGAGCCGGGCGCGCTCTACACGCCCGATATCTGGAAGCTCTACGAGCAGATCCTTGGCGCGCCCGAGACGCCGATGTATGCGACGTTCATCGCCGACGGCCGCGGCATCGTCGACCGCGTCGGCCTCGATCGCGCGCTCGACGCCACCGAAGCGCAGATCGCGGTGGCGCCGGAAGGCCCCGGTAAAAAACTGATGTTCTTCCCCGGCCAGGTCAAATTGTTCGCTGACGGCGCCATCATCTCGCAGCTCATGCAGATGAAGGACGGCTATCTTGACGGCCACAAGGGCGAGTGGATTCTCCAGCCCGACGAATTGGAAAAGCGCGCGCGGCTCTACTGGAACGCCGGCTATCAGATCCACACCCACGTCAATGGCGACCTCGGCCTCGAGGTCCTGCTCACGATCCTCGAGAAACTCAATGCCGAACATCCGCGCAGCGACCATCGCTGCGTCATCGTGCACTTCGCCAACGCGACCGAGGATCAGATCGCGCGGATCAAGAAGCTCGGCGCCATCGTCAGCGCCAACCCGTATTACACCGTCGGCTTTGCCGACAAATACAGCGCGGTCGGTCTCGGCCCCGAGCGCGCCGACATGATGGTGCGGTCACAGTCGGTGCTCGACCGTGGCATTCCGCTTTCCTACCACTCCGATCTGCCAATGGCGCCGAGCGCGCCGCTGTATCTCGCCTGGTGCGGCATCAACCGCATTACGCCGTCGGGGCGTGTCGCCGGCCCCGCGCAGCGGGTTTCCGTGGACGCCGCTCTGCGCGCGATCACGATCGAAGCCGCTTACTCCTGGCGCAAGGAAGACCAGATCGGCAGCATCGCGCCGGGCAAGATCGCCAACTTCACCGTGCTGGAGGAAGACCCTTATATCGTGGCGCCGGAGAAGCTGAAGGACATCCCGGTGACGGCCACGGTGTTCGAGGGCAAGGTGTATCCCGTCGCGCGCGGCTAG
- a CDS encoding flagellar hook-length control protein FliK, which yields MSVVTATSSVTGLPQAAALRSGAADAGTRVDATAGGAAANSSVTPPTEGAALSSVAQAVAALSPQQIAASIIGDAASRQNGLAPLYADLAALVKSGQSLPAPVAALVRQLLAAPLDIVSKSTVGAAEIKAALMQSGLVAAPSAAANAGASAAMAAPQAQVAGLNLVLGLMRRALTNWRDDEQADTARTGTAAVAANSGRALATDARQAPPPPFRNGPTVPQAPVEAALPEDVSDLALAQHLLDRTEAAIARQTLMQVASLSDGDAAAAKPGTDGRHLLFDIPMAMPQGTAVAQFRIERDGAGNEAEATKPAWRASFAIDIEPLGRVHAHIALVGDRTSVTLRAERPESAALFNDSVAQLEAALREAALEPGTLSCVGGEAPAQSMPAGKPGMFLDSKT from the coding sequence ATGTCGGTCGTCACGGCGACATCTTCTGTCACCGGCCTGCCGCAAGCGGCGGCGCTGCGTTCCGGCGCGGCTGATGCCGGCACGCGCGTCGATGCGACGGCCGGCGGCGCCGCGGCCAATTCATCCGTTACGCCTCCGACGGAGGGCGCGGCTCTTTCGTCGGTGGCACAAGCGGTGGCGGCGCTGTCGCCGCAGCAGATCGCCGCCTCGATCATCGGCGATGCCGCCTCGCGGCAGAACGGCCTCGCGCCGCTCTATGCCGATCTGGCGGCGCTCGTGAAAAGCGGGCAGTCACTCCCCGCGCCGGTGGCGGCGCTGGTGCGGCAGCTGCTGGCCGCGCCTTTGGATATTGTGAGCAAGTCGACGGTCGGTGCCGCCGAGATCAAGGCCGCGCTGATGCAGTCTGGCCTGGTGGCGGCTCCATCTGCCGCGGCGAACGCCGGCGCTTCCGCGGCCATGGCCGCGCCACAGGCACAAGTCGCGGGTCTCAATCTGGTGCTCGGCTTGATGCGACGGGCGCTGACGAACTGGCGCGACGACGAGCAAGCCGATACGGCGCGAACCGGGACGGCGGCGGTTGCCGCGAACAGTGGCCGCGCATTGGCCACGGATGCCCGGCAAGCGCCGCCGCCGCCCTTTCGCAACGGACCGACCGTGCCGCAGGCGCCGGTCGAAGCAGCGTTGCCGGAGGACGTCTCCGATCTGGCGCTTGCGCAGCATCTGTTGGATCGCACCGAGGCCGCCATCGCGCGTCAAACGCTGATGCAGGTTGCTTCGCTCTCCGACGGCGATGCCGCCGCAGCCAAGCCCGGCACCGACGGGCGTCATCTCCTGTTCGATATTCCGATGGCGATGCCGCAGGGCACCGCCGTCGCGCAATTCCGCATCGAGCGGGATGGCGCCGGCAATGAAGCCGAGGCCACCAAGCCCGCCTGGCGCGCGAGCTTCGCCATCGATATCGAGCCGCTCGGCCGCGTGCATGCGCATATCGCGCTCGTTGGCGACCGCACCTCCGTCACCTTGCGCGCGGAGCGGCCGGAGAGCGCGGCGCTGTTCAACGACAGTGTCGCGCAACTCGAGGCCGCCCTGCGCGAAGCCGCTCTCGAGCCCGGCACGCTTTCCTGTGTTGGCGGCGAGGCGCCAGCCCAGTCGATGCCGGCCGGCAAACCCGGCATGTTTCTGGACAGCAAAACATGA
- a CDS encoding aromatic ring-hydroxylating oxygenase subunit alpha, with protein MSMTANYSPEDLARMVEPARVHRRIYTDPEIFELEMSRIFGTAWVYVGHESQIKKPGDYFTARVARKPLVIVRAKDGSIQALHNQCAHRGAMVVANDTGCTDEFQCCYHGWTYHLDGRLKAVPLNNGYPEDFDTKNPKTAMVRVPRVQSYRGFIFLSLASEGQSFEDFLGYMKTSLDDMVDRAPDGELEIAGGVFKHTYDGNWKLYLENLCDAAHPWYTHRSSIAAAQQQKDDVFSDGTGEIAIRQMRQNGAPYSFWENQVGIWTYANGHSYLGDYHDDSKLVAALNDPTFREYHSAMETKKGKAETQRIMEVRRWNSNFYPNMSMMSQFQQLRVIHPISVNKTVVHTYCFKLKGAPDQMFRNTVSFANVVNGTGSLVLTDDLEIYNRIALGLSSEGAEWLEIGRGFTSDEPDPHGGRKGKNSTSEVYIRNMFDAWRGYMFGDSGSGAKKQVA; from the coding sequence ATGTCGATGACTGCCAATTATTCCCCGGAAGATCTCGCGCGCATGGTCGAGCCTGCTCGCGTTCATCGCCGAATCTACACGGACCCTGAGATCTTTGAACTGGAAATGTCACGGATCTTCGGCACGGCATGGGTGTATGTCGGGCACGAAAGCCAGATCAAGAAGCCGGGCGACTATTTCACCGCCCGTGTCGCGCGTAAGCCGCTGGTGATCGTGCGGGCCAAAGACGGCTCGATCCAAGCGCTGCATAACCAGTGCGCCCACCGCGGCGCCATGGTGGTAGCCAACGATACCGGCTGCACCGACGAATTCCAGTGCTGCTACCACGGCTGGACTTACCATCTCGACGGCCGGCTGAAGGCGGTGCCGCTCAACAACGGCTATCCGGAAGACTTCGACACCAAGAATCCGAAGACCGCGATGGTGCGGGTACCGCGCGTTCAGAGCTATCGCGGCTTCATCTTCCTGAGCCTCGCGTCCGAAGGTCAGAGCTTCGAGGACTTCCTCGGCTACATGAAGACCTCGCTCGACGACATGGTCGACCGCGCGCCGGACGGCGAGCTCGAGATCGCCGGCGGCGTGTTCAAGCACACCTATGACGGCAACTGGAAGCTCTATCTCGAGAACCTGTGCGACGCCGCGCATCCCTGGTACACGCACCGCTCGTCAATCGCCGCCGCTCAGCAGCAGAAGGACGATGTGTTCAGCGACGGCACCGGCGAAATCGCCATCCGGCAGATGCGTCAGAACGGTGCGCCCTACTCGTTCTGGGAAAACCAGGTCGGCATCTGGACCTACGCTAACGGCCACAGCTATCTCGGCGACTACCACGACGACTCCAAGCTGGTCGCCGCGCTGAACGATCCGACCTTCCGCGAGTATCACAGCGCGATGGAGACCAAGAAGGGCAAGGCCGAAACGCAGCGCATCATGGAAGTGCGCCGCTGGAACAGCAATTTCTATCCGAACATGTCGATGATGAGCCAGTTCCAGCAGCTGCGCGTCATTCATCCCATCTCGGTGAACAAGACCGTCGTGCACACCTACTGCTTCAAGCTGAAGGGCGCGCCGGATCAGATGTTCCGCAATACCGTGAGCTTCGCCAACGTCGTCAACGGCACCGGCTCATTGGTGCTCACGGACGACCTCGAGATCTACAACCGCATCGCGCTCGGCCTGTCGAGCGAAGGCGCCGAATGGTTGGAGATCGGCCGCGGCTTCACGTCGGACGAGCCGGATCCGCACGGCGGCCGCAAGGGCAAGAATTCGACCAGCGAGGTCTACATCCGCAACATGTTCGATGCCTGGCGCGGCTACATGTTCGGCGACAGCGGCAGCGGCGCCAAGAAGCAGGTGGCCTGA
- a CDS encoding EscU/YscU/HrcU family type III secretion system export apparatus switch protein, with translation MTTRKLAVALEYERPNAPRVTAIGHDALAERIVELATEHGVPLHENPQLAAALSQVELEAEIPEKLYRAVAEVLGYVLRVSGKAKEHRAGPAAGYAIPANSDPYRKK, from the coding sequence ATGACGACGCGCAAACTCGCCGTCGCGCTGGAGTACGAGCGGCCGAATGCGCCGCGCGTCACGGCCATCGGTCACGATGCGCTCGCCGAGCGGATCGTCGAACTCGCCACCGAGCACGGCGTGCCGCTGCACGAGAATCCGCAGCTCGCGGCAGCGCTGTCCCAGGTCGAGCTGGAGGCCGAAATTCCGGAGAAGCTTTATCGCGCCGTGGCCGAGGTGCTGGGCTACGTGTTGCGCGTCTCGGGCAAGGCGAAGGAACATCGAGCCGGCCCGGCGGCCGGGTACGCTATTCCGGCAAACAGCGACCCTTATCGGAAAAAGTGA
- a CDS encoding DMT family transporter: MKWVYLVVAVTGEVIATSALKSSAGFTKLGPSAIVVAGYGVAFYFLSLTLDVIPVGISYALWSGIGIVFISLIGWILFGQRLDLPAMVGIGLIVAGVAVINLLSESSSH, from the coding sequence ATGAAGTGGGTTTATCTCGTTGTCGCCGTGACCGGCGAGGTCATCGCCACATCGGCCCTCAAGTCGTCCGCGGGCTTCACCAAGCTCGGACCATCGGCGATCGTCGTCGCGGGCTATGGCGTCGCGTTCTATTTCCTGTCGCTGACGCTCGACGTCATTCCCGTCGGCATTTCATATGCGCTGTGGTCCGGCATCGGTATCGTGTTCATCTCGCTGATCGGTTGGATACTGTTCGGTCAGCGTCTGGACCTGCCGGCGATGGTGGGAATCGGCCTGATCGTCGCCGGCGTCGCCGTCATCAATTTGCTGTCCGAGTCGTCGTCGCATTGA
- a CDS encoding cobalamin-independent methionine synthase II family protein has protein sequence MQRSTDRFLTTHTGSLPRPDDLIRIMYAKEEGVPVESAALALEIKAAVAGVVKKQAASGVDLINDGEMSKPSYATYIKDRLNGFGGTGNTFIYQDVHEFPRLEQKVFGDPGRSRRKTPACNGPISVRDRVSPKSDAENLKAALSEVKAVGGFMSAASPGVVSLFFRNDYYKDFESYIYAIADAMREEYETIAEAGFVVQIDCPDLAMGRHIQYADLDLAGFRKRAQLHIEALNHAVANIPAEQLRMHLCWGNYEGPHHYDVALADIIDVVFKAKPVAISLEAANPRHAHEYTVFETVKLPDGKVLIPGVIESKSNFIEHPEVVAQRIGRYANLVGRENVIAGSDCGYGTWVGQAAVDPDVVFSKLAAMAEGARIATKQFWK, from the coding sequence ATGCAAAGAAGCACTGACCGTTTTCTCACCACTCATACCGGCAGCCTGCCGCGTCCGGACGACCTGATCCGCATCATGTACGCCAAAGAGGAAGGCGTCCCGGTCGAATCGGCAGCCCTGGCCCTAGAGATCAAGGCGGCGGTGGCCGGAGTGGTAAAGAAGCAGGCGGCGTCGGGGGTTGACCTCATCAACGATGGGGAAATGTCGAAACCCTCCTATGCCACCTACATCAAAGATCGCCTCAACGGCTTCGGCGGCACCGGCAACACATTCATCTATCAAGACGTCCACGAGTTCCCGCGGCTCGAACAGAAAGTGTTCGGCGACCCTGGCCGCTCGCGGCGCAAGACGCCCGCCTGCAACGGCCCGATTTCGGTGCGTGACCGCGTGTCGCCGAAGTCCGACGCCGAGAACCTGAAGGCAGCGCTGTCCGAGGTGAAAGCCGTCGGCGGCTTCATGAGCGCCGCCTCCCCCGGCGTCGTCTCGCTGTTCTTCCGTAACGACTACTACAAGGACTTCGAGAGCTACATCTACGCCATCGCCGATGCGATGCGGGAGGAATACGAGACCATCGCCGAAGCCGGCTTCGTCGTGCAGATCGACTGTCCGGACTTGGCCATGGGTCGGCATATTCAATATGCCGACCTCGATCTCGCCGGCTTCCGCAAGCGCGCCCAGCTGCACATCGAAGCGCTCAATCACGCCGTCGCCAACATTCCGGCCGAGCAACTGCGCATGCATCTGTGCTGGGGCAATTACGAAGGCCCGCACCATTACGACGTAGCGCTCGCCGATATCATCGATGTCGTCTTCAAGGCGAAGCCAGTCGCGATTTCGCTCGAGGCCGCCAATCCGCGCCACGCCCATGAATACACGGTGTTCGAAACGGTCAAGCTCCCGGATGGCAAGGTGCTCATCCCCGGCGTCATCGAATCGAAGTCGAACTTCATCGAGCATCCGGAAGTCGTTGCGCAACGCATCGGCCGCTATGCGAACCTGGTCGGCCGCGAGAACGTCATCGCCGGCTCGGACTGCGGCTACGGCACATGGGTCGGACAGGCAGCGGTCGATCCCGACGTTGTCTTCTCCAAGCTCGCCGCCATGGCCGAAGGCGCGCGCATCGCCACGAAGCAGTTCTGGAAGTAG
- a CDS encoding ABC transporter substrate-binding protein: MTNESRASVNRRTFCGVFGAAALSSVAGFPALANEASSYLFPAPPVLPAFGPIQLAKGRGYFEKAGLDMNFMVGRGGVDVAQQVGAGNATVGGIVADGPILVRGNGIPVKIVCVFGGRGFMQMVVREDSGVTKPADLKGKTITVMSYQDTTYYALLGLLASAGLTKADVNIQSAGPTGVWQLVAAGKAAGMAGVPDWIPPVRAENVKVNILQTEDYFPHMAQGIATSDDMIKKRPDLVKKIVSAALQGMKDIMDDPAGAAADFVKFVPSWQGKEGAIKWTFEYYAKNVYPGQKRLGEVDGARLAKLQDFYLKNGIVQNKVAVDELYTNQFIG, encoded by the coding sequence ATGACGAACGAGTCACGCGCGAGCGTCAACCGGCGAACCTTTTGCGGAGTGTTTGGCGCCGCCGCCTTGTCGAGCGTGGCCGGTTTTCCGGCGCTGGCCAATGAAGCATCGTCCTATCTTTTCCCGGCGCCGCCGGTGTTGCCGGCTTTCGGTCCGATCCAGTTGGCGAAGGGCAGGGGCTATTTCGAGAAAGCCGGGCTCGACATGAATTTCATGGTCGGCCGCGGCGGTGTCGATGTGGCGCAACAGGTCGGTGCCGGCAATGCCACCGTGGGCGGCATCGTCGCCGATGGCCCCATTTTGGTGCGCGGTAACGGCATTCCGGTGAAGATCGTCTGCGTGTTCGGCGGCCGCGGCTTCATGCAGATGGTCGTGCGCGAGGATTCAGGCGTCACCAAGCCGGCCGATCTCAAGGGCAAGACCATCACGGTGATGTCCTATCAGGACACGACCTATTATGCGTTGCTCGGGTTGCTGGCGAGCGCCGGCCTGACGAAGGCGGACGTCAACATCCAGTCGGCCGGGCCGACCGGCGTCTGGCAGTTGGTCGCCGCTGGCAAAGCCGCCGGCATGGCGGGGGTGCCCGACTGGATTCCGCCGGTGCGCGCCGAGAACGTGAAGGTCAACATCCTGCAGACGGAAGATTACTTCCCGCATATGGCGCAGGGCATCGCCACCTCGGACGACATGATCAAGAAGCGTCCCGACCTGGTGAAGAAGATCGTCAGCGCGGCGCTGCAGGGCATGAAGGACATCATGGACGATCCCGCCGGCGCGGCCGCGGATTTCGTCAAGTTCGTGCCGTCCTGGCAGGGCAAGGAAGGCGCCATCAAATGGACGTTCGAGTACTACGCCAAGAACGTCTATCCCGGACAGAAGCGACTCGGCGAAGTCGACGGCGCGCGCTTGGCGAAGCTGCAGGACTTCTACCTGAAGAACGGCATCGTGCAGAACAAGGTGGCGGTCGACGAGCTCTACACCAACCAGTTCATCGGCTGA